In Osmerus eperlanus chromosome 4, fOsmEpe2.1, whole genome shotgun sequence, the sequence ATTGCCCTTTTTCAGAAAAGCCCATTTTATGTGATGATAGTTTGTGGCTGGTCCTTCTCCGTTTACATCATCCAGCTTGTATTCCGAAATCTTCAGCTTATCCTCAAAGAACACTGGCACCTGGCTTTTGGTGTGTTTTGCTTATACATGCtaccactgaacacacacacctcaaaagAATACATATGTATTTTTCTCTGTTTATaccccaaaatattttttgttgttgtcatcgTTTAAAATCAGTTGCTTCATATACACATCTAAAAATACTGTCTTGTCTATTTGTATTTATGTGCTCTAGGCTATTCAGCAGTAGTGGGATTTATTAGTTTTGCTGTGTGCTACCGCCATGGTCCCCTTGTGGAGCAGAGGAGTATCAATATCCTGTCCTGGACACTGCAGTTATTTGGCATGCTGCTGATCTATGCTGGGATACAAGTTCAGCAAGTGGCCTTAGCCATCATCCTAGCAGCCTTTTGTGCCAAGAATCTGGAGTACCCGGTTTACCTAGCCCTTGCTACTTGGCGGTAGGTGATTACAGAACTGTCAGTTATAGTTTGACACATTGAAAAGTGTTATGTATATAAATGTAGTTGTTGTATTTTGCAGTAAAGTCAAGCCATCTTTTCGCTGGAAACCAGAGCCACGTCGTCTGTTGACTGAAGAGGAGTACCAGAaacagggggaggtggagacccACCAAGCCCTGGAAGAGCTTAGGAAGTATTGTACCAGCCCAGAGTTCAACACCTGGAAGACTGTGTCCAGGCTTCAGTCCCCAAAGAGGTTAGAGTGGATTCCGATACCCTTGGATGTTTGTCATGCATCAGTGTCAacttttgatgttttttttaagCATGCTAAGCCAAGTTCATTTACCATGCCCTTTCATAGAAAATTCCAAATGAATAATGACAGTATGGATTTGTAGCACAAACTGCTAAATATGTTTATCTTTATTGTGATGCACAGATTTGCAGATTTTGTGGAGGGCTCACCACACCTGCAACAAAATGAAGTGTCTGTTCACACGCAGGAGTATGGTCTTGGAGGAAGCTACTTTGAGGATGAGCTTTTTGCCacggatgaggatgaggaagagattGTGAAGGCTACAAAACCAGAGTGTGACTTTGTATGGAACAAAATTGACTTGTGAAAATATGACATTGCTGCAGTAATCTAAGTACAGATCTTAAACCCTTTCAGCTGTATTAAAAGTCTAGTAGTCACTGGATCACTAAGTTTGCCATGAAAAATTCAAATGTTTCAGAATGTGCTGTGAACAGTATTCTAGAACTCTGCTTTGAAGTATGGTACCTGCCAGTGTCCTGTTTTATGTCTGATGGACTCAGTGTTACCATTGAAACTAATTGTACAGAAAATAAGCATTCTCTTTTAGGATTTTTTACAGAGTAGTCATCTTAATGTTGACATTAAGCTGACTGCCTAATCAGTAGAAAGGAATGTCTATGACTCagattgttttttattttgctACATTAAAACGAAGCTGTCACGTGCCTTAAATCTGTTGTATTCAAGGTTTTGTATCGTTTTTTTCAGTTCCCTGTCAGGGTTGATGTAAATTGTCTCATTAGTTATTAGGC encodes:
- the nemp1 gene encoding nuclear envelope integral membrane protein 1 — its product is MAGHMKWRGGFIFLSIDIMFFLIMFVCFFQCSKQASDSKLQILNIEDGHQYDNSGSNQFCYKNPRVPGWKESWITIQIRVWSSKELKVTIAEDEEKLQELDRFSFWGIIQHVLREQSNETTIRINLFSKKTCFKIAPVDHKALYTVKQIRKFDINLFLVFLAGVLLFIFADSLSRSQVFYYSAGMSTGMIASLIILIFITARFLPKKSPFYVMIVCGWSFSVYIIQLVFRNLQLILKEHWHLAFGYSAVVGFISFAVCYRHGPLVEQRSINILSWTLQLFGMLLIYAGIQVQQVALAIILAAFCAKNLEYPVYLALATWRKVKPSFRWKPEPRRLLTEEEYQKQGEVETHQALEELRKYCTSPEFNTWKTVSRLQSPKRFADFVEGSPHLQQNEVSVHTQEYGLGGSYFEDELFATDEDEEEIVKATKPECDFVWNKIDL